Below is a genomic region from Gillisia sp. Hel_I_86.
TAACAATTCTCCAACTGGCAACACACTGTTTTATTATTATTCGTTATAACTTATTTCTTTCAGTTTTAATAGTCGACCTTTACCAAGGTATTCCCTACTCCATATGTACCAAGCATAAAAAGAAAATTGAACATGACAAAGAGATCATCTATTGGAGATAGAATTAAGGCACTTCGAAAGAAAAACAGCTTTTCACAAGCTCTTGTGGCCGAAAAATTATTTATTTCCCAAGCTGCATATTCTTTGATCGAAAATTCCCAAAATGGGATCGCAGTAGATCATATCATCAATTTAAGTAAACTCTACGAGGTGACCACTGATTTTATTTTAAAAGGGGATACGTTTTTGATAAGAATAGATCCATCAAACGGGTTCATTCCCCTAATTAGGGCACAAGCGCACGCAGGTTTTGTTAAAAACTTTCATGAAGAAAATAGTTTTGAAGTATCCGACTGGTACAGGATCCCTGGTTTTAATCCTGCCATAGAGCAAAAATTATTTGAAGTTACTGGCCAGAGTATGTCTCCCACCCTTCTTAACGGAGATGTGATTATTTGCCAAGCGCAACCTAAAATAGATAATATATTGGATGGTTCTTTGATCCTTTTGGTAACCGAAGGCGGTATTTTAATTAAACGTATTCGTTTGGATAACAACAATGAGTACCTTCTGTTGGAAAGTGATAATGAGGATGAAAAGGAGCAATCCAAAAAAATCAATAAATCCGATATTTATCAAGCTATGGTGGTACGAGGCAAAATTAGTAGTGTAATACTTCCTCACCATCAAATCACCTCTAAAGGGAAGATCCAGAAAATGGAAGAAGCTATAGATTTTTTGAAAAAGGAATTGTTTATATTGAACAAAAAGTTGAGTAATCTTAATAAATAGATAGTAACTTTGTTGCTAAGTTGTGAGTACCAATTGTTAATAGAAAATTTTAAGATGAAGCTTTTTAAAAATCAATGGTCCAATATTATTATTGCCGTAATAATTCTTGTGATGATCATTCCCAGTACCCGTAGACCCATTCAAATTTTTGTAAATAAGTTATTGGCTTTTGGTCCTTCTGTAACTTCTGAAGAGGAAAGGGAATCGCTTGCAGATTATAATTGGGTTTTGGAAAAAAACAATAAGGATAGATTGGAGTTTGAAGATCTACAAAATAAGGTTGTTATTGTAAATTTTTGGGCTACATGGTGTCCTCCTTGTATTGCTGAAATGCCGAGTTTTGAATTGCTGTATCGAGATTACAAGGATAAAGTGGAATTTTTATTTGTTTCTTCTGAAGACCATGAAACCGTTCGAGGTTTTTTAAACAGAAAAAAATATTCGATTCCTGCATACAGGCCTTTAAGCAAGGCTCCAGATCCTTTAAATGGAAGAACACTTCCAACAACATATGTAATTGATAAAAATGGTGCCATTGTCATTAAAAAGATTGGCGCAGCCGATTGGAACAGTGAAAGCCTTAGAAAAACTATCGATAAACTTTTATTGGAATAGCTTTCTAAAAAATGAACGCACAAACTCTGGATGATAAATACTGAACATTATTTTTAGCTCTTCCAATATGTTCGTTTCTTCATCTAAGTATTTAAATATTTCCTGGGGAGTGTTGTTCGAGTAAAATTTAGTAAAAACCTGTTCTCCAAGTTCATTGTTTCTATGTAATACATCTAGAAAAATAGCATCGTACCATCTGGATCGTGCGTTTAACAATCCATCTTTAGGATTTTTCCCAGATTTAATATTTTGCACTAATTGGGCTGTTTTCTTTTCGGTATGTTTAAAAGAATAGCCTGTAGAACCTTTGACCCAAGATCCGGCAGTGCCTATTTTTGTCACTTTTGGACCACTGGCTTCATGAAAATTATAATCGGTCATGGGGATCACTCCTTTTTCGGTTTCAATAATTTCATGGTCCTCTATTTTAAGAATGTCTTTAATATAGGTCTGCAAATAGGTGTCGTAAACAGGTTCCTCGATAAGAAATGGGGTGAAAAAAGTGTATTCTATTAATGCTTCCCGTTCACTTAAGGGCAAAACGTAGGTAAAACTGGTGCTCTCCGGAAATTTTAACCTGAAATCCATCATTGTAAAAATCGCTTCATCAAAAACAGGATTGGTTGTTGTAATTCGCAGACCTTTAAAATGCTGAAAAATTTTGGTGGATTTTGAGTTCTCTAAGTAATCAGAGCCAATTCGGCTGTCAAAAAAATGAGTTGCAGCATAATTGTCCTTCTTTCCGAATGCAAGAGAATTTATTTCATCTATTTCCCCAACCTCATCTAAAATAAAATGAAAATTGGATTTGCCTTTTAATGCAGATCTAACAAAATTATAGAAATCTATAGCTCTCAACATTTTATACGAATATGGATTGAGCTCCAAATCTATATTTGCTTCTGTAGAAATAAATTTAGCTTGATCCCATGATTTTGTAATTATTTCATCCCATTTTCCAGTTCCCTTTTCCCAAAAACACCATGTTTTATCGTTGGTTTCTTTGGAAGAGGGATCTATGATGGCAATTTGTGATTTCCCAAAAAAAGGATCTTCGCTTAGCTTATATGCTAATTGTAGTCCTGCCAGGCCACTTCCAATAATAATATAATCAAAATTTTGTGGCACCTGGTCGCGGGTTTTGGAACATGAAATTACTTTTTAAAATATTTAAAGGGCACCCAAAGCATTCCAAAACATTCCCCTTCATCCTTGCCCAGATGCTTATGATGCATTTTGTGTGCTCTCCTCACTCCTTTTGCATATCTATTATTGGCGTTTCTAAATATTTTAAATCGTTGGTGTATAAAAATATCATGTACCATAAAATATGCGATGCCGTAAGCAAGAATTCCCAATCCAATAGGCAATCCTATCCAAAGATCATTATATCTCCATAAAAGAAAAAAGCTAATGCTAACGATTGCGTAGAAAACGAAAAATAAATCGTTTCGTTCCCACCAGTGGCTATGGTCTTTTTTGTGATGATCTTGATGCAATTTCCATAAAAAACCGTGCATTACATATTTATGGGTGAACCATGCCATCCCTTCCATCATTAAAAAAGTAGCGACAAAAATTAGGATCCAAAGAATGAGTTCCATTATATTAAATTTAATCTATATGAGATGTAAGATTTAGCGAGCAAACCTGCTTTTTGATAATTAGGAACGCTTATACGCTTGTTCTTGATTTCCAGGGACGGTATTTTTTTTAATTTGGTCAATAGTTTGCTATAATAAATATAGGCTGTATATACTCCAAATTTTGCTTCCAGGGGTAATTTGGCGATACCTTTTAGACCCGCCCTAAAATCTTCTTCAATTTCAAAAATAATCTTTTGTTTGCTAATTTCATCAAGTGCGGCAAGATTAGCACCTGGAAAATAACTTCTGCTAAGGTCTTCAAAATCTGCTTTCAGGTCCCTTAAAAAATTCACTTTTTGGAAGGCAGATCCTAAACTCATTGCAGATCCTTTTAATTCTTCATATTTTTTATTGTCACCTTTTACAAACACCTTTAAACACATTAGGCCCACAACATCTGCACTGCCATAAATATATTCCTCATAATCTTCTTGGGTAAGATATGTGGATTTATGTAGATCCAATTTCATGCTCTTTAAAAATGCATTATAAAGTGCTGGTTCAATTTTATATTTATGCACAGTTTCTTGAAAAGAATTTAAAATTGGGTTGAGGCTTATCTTCCTCTCGATAGCCTTGTAAAGATCTTGTGAGAATTCTTCCAATAATTGTTCTTTATCGTAGTCATGAAAAGAGTCCACAATTTCATCTGCAAACCTTACAAAACCATAAATATTGTAAATATCCTGTCTTATTGAAGGAGCCAGCATTTTTGTGGCCATAGAGAATGACGTACTATATGCGTTGGTTACTACCTGGCTACAGGTGTGCGATACTGTGTCAAAAATCG
It encodes:
- a CDS encoding XRE family transcriptional regulator, coding for MTKRSSIGDRIKALRKKNSFSQALVAEKLFISQAAYSLIENSQNGIAVDHIINLSKLYEVTTDFILKGDTFLIRIDPSNGFIPLIRAQAHAGFVKNFHEENSFEVSDWYRIPGFNPAIEQKLFEVTGQSMSPTLLNGDVIICQAQPKIDNILDGSLILLVTEGGILIKRIRLDNNNEYLLLESDNEDEKEQSKKINKSDIYQAMVVRGKISSVILPHHQITSKGKIQKMEEAIDFLKKELFILNKKLSNLNK
- a CDS encoding TlpA family protein disulfide reductase — translated: MKLFKNQWSNIIIAVIILVMIIPSTRRPIQIFVNKLLAFGPSVTSEEERESLADYNWVLEKNNKDRLEFEDLQNKVVIVNFWATWCPPCIAEMPSFELLYRDYKDKVEFLFVSSEDHETVRGFLNRKKYSIPAYRPLSKAPDPLNGRTLPTTYVIDKNGAIVIKKIGAADWNSESLRKTIDKLLLE
- a CDS encoding lycopene cyclase family protein: MPQNFDYIIIGSGLAGLQLAYKLSEDPFFGKSQIAIIDPSSKETNDKTWCFWEKGTGKWDEIITKSWDQAKFISTEANIDLELNPYSYKMLRAIDFYNFVRSALKGKSNFHFILDEVGEIDEINSLAFGKKDNYAATHFFDSRIGSDYLENSKSTKIFQHFKGLRITTTNPVFDEAIFTMMDFRLKFPESTSFTYVLPLSEREALIEYTFFTPFLIEEPVYDTYLQTYIKDILKIEDHEIIETEKGVIPMTDYNFHEASGPKVTKIGTAGSWVKGSTGYSFKHTEKKTAQLVQNIKSGKNPKDGLLNARSRWYDAIFLDVLHRNNELGEQVFTKFYSNNTPQEIFKYLDEETNILEELKIMFSIYHPEFVRSFFRKLFQ
- a CDS encoding sterol desaturase family protein is translated as MELILWILIFVATFLMMEGMAWFTHKYVMHGFLWKLHQDHHKKDHSHWWERNDLFFVFYAIVSISFFLLWRYNDLWIGLPIGLGILAYGIAYFMVHDIFIHQRFKIFRNANNRYAKGVRRAHKMHHKHLGKDEGECFGMLWVPFKYFKK
- a CDS encoding phytoene/squalene synthase family protein, whose protein sequence is MKSIFDTVSHTCSQVVTNAYSTSFSMATKMLAPSIRQDIYNIYGFVRFADEIVDSFHDYDKEQLLEEFSQDLYKAIERKISLNPILNSFQETVHKYKIEPALYNAFLKSMKLDLHKSTYLTQEDYEEYIYGSADVVGLMCLKVFVKGDNKKYEELKGSAMSLGSAFQKVNFLRDLKADFEDLSRSYFPGANLAALDEISKQKIIFEIEEDFRAGLKGIAKLPLEAKFGVYTAYIYYSKLLTKLKKIPSLEIKNKRISVPNYQKAGLLAKSYISYRLNLI